A section of the Bacillus sp. V2I10 genome encodes:
- a CDS encoding RNA polymerase sigma factor: protein MWEYRKEEIADWYEQHSKSVLTFILLMVKDYQQAEDLTHDTFVKAYLYYDSFKHHSNEKTWLFSIAHNLTVDFLRKRKPSMFIKELFISQKDHNPLPEEIIKIKENSYELYKALSEIKDTYRKVIVLRKIKGFSIEDTAKILSWSESKVKSTLFRAIPVLKKQLIKEGFLDAKTF from the coding sequence TTGTGGGAGTATAGAAAAGAAGAAATTGCAGATTGGTATGAACAACATAGTAAATCAGTTTTAACCTTTATTTTATTGATGGTTAAAGATTATCAACAAGCAGAGGATTTGACCCACGATACGTTTGTTAAAGCCTATTTGTATTATGACTCATTTAAACATCATTCTAATGAAAAAACATGGTTATTTAGTATTGCTCACAATCTAACGGTTGATTTTTTAAGAAAGCGTAAGCCTAGCATGTTTATTAAAGAATTATTTATTTCGCAAAAAGACCATAATCCATTGCCTGAAGAAATTATTAAAATCAAAGAGAATTCATATGAACTTTATAAAGCGTTAAGTGAAATCAAAGATACTTATAGAAAGGTGATAGTTCTAAGAAAGATCAAGGGTTTTTCTATTGAGGATACCGCGAAGATTTTAAGTTGGTCTGAAAGTAAGGTTAAATCGACGCTATTTAGGGCGATTCCAGTTCTGAAAAAACAATTAATAAAGGAGGGGTTCTTGGATGCAAAAACATTTTGA
- a CDS encoding DUF3889 domain-containing protein, with product MNTIRKVMISILFIFLLLPATIGQAQPPDYAKWGKIAVEETKKQYPNAQISDYTYQGKVFISDERVQYNFEFSLITNQQKKKVHVYVLVNPKSDKLIDVNFDEIEQGRL from the coding sequence ATGAACACTATTCGCAAAGTGATGATTTCTATCCTTTTCATTTTTCTTTTACTGCCCGCAACCATTGGTCAAGCACAACCGCCAGATTATGCAAAATGGGGGAAAATTGCGGTCGAGGAGACAAAAAAACAGTATCCAAATGCGCAGATTAGTGACTATACGTATCAAGGAAAGGTCTTCATCTCTGATGAAAGAGTCCAGTATAACTTTGAATTTTCCCTCATCACTAATCAACAAAAAAAGAAAGTACATGTATATGTTTTAGTTAACCCCAAATCGGATAAACTCATTGATGTTAATTTTGATGAGATCGAACAAGGAAGGCTCTAA
- a CDS encoding GNAT family N-acetyltransferase: protein MDIREATINDVPKLVSLMDQLGYPTSVDRFKLRFNAIAANPNYHTLVAELDGKVVGMAGLCTSLFYEYDGSYVRIIAFVVDSNYRRKGIGEKLIQQAENWAREQGAISIGLNSGNREERKGAHQFYLNMGYKDKSIGFSKNLV, encoded by the coding sequence ATGGATATAAGAGAAGCTACGATAAATGATGTTCCTAAATTGGTTTCTTTAATGGACCAACTTGGTTATCCAACTTCAGTCGATAGGTTTAAACTAAGATTTAATGCTATTGCAGCAAATCCAAACTATCATACATTAGTGGCTGAATTGGATGGGAAAGTTGTTGGAATGGCAGGGTTATGTACAAGTTTATTTTATGAATATGATGGTTCATATGTTCGAATTATAGCCTTCGTTGTGGATTCAAATTATCGGAGAAAAGGAATTGGAGAAAAACTAATACAGCAGGCTGAAAATTGGGCAAGAGAGCAAGGAGCTATCTCCATTGGACTAAATAGTGGTAATCGTGAAGAACGAAAAGGGGCACATCAATTTTATCTAAATATGGGGTATAAGGATAAAAGTATAGGATTTTCTAAAAATCTTGTTTAA
- a CDS encoding class I SAM-dependent methyltransferase, with translation MENNVFEQMAKRYDTEERIELAKVIVKEVRPELRNSKSKSLIDYGSGTGLISLELSDLVDSILLVDSSKQMLEVAKAKISHKGITNSKVLYSDFTQETPELKADIVLMSLVLLHIPDTKKILHELFNILNNGGKLIIIDFDKNDKINHPKVHNGFSHEELKKRLSEVGFKSIEIKTFYHGNRIFMNQDASMFISSSIK, from the coding sequence ATGGAAAATAACGTTTTTGAACAGATGGCAAAAAGATATGATACAGAAGAAAGAATTGAATTAGCTAAAGTTATAGTTAAGGAAGTAAGACCAGAATTACGAAATAGTAAATCAAAATCTTTAATAGACTATGGGAGTGGTACTGGTCTAATTAGTTTAGAATTATCAGATTTAGTAGATTCTATTTTGTTGGTAGATTCATCAAAACAAATGTTGGAGGTTGCGAAAGCTAAAATTTCTCACAAAGGGATTACCAACTCAAAAGTACTTTATTCAGATTTTACTCAAGAAACTCCTGAACTTAAGGCAGACATAGTTTTAATGTCACTAGTCCTTCTTCATATTCCGGATACTAAAAAAATTTTACATGAATTGTTCAACATTTTAAATAATGGTGGCAAGCTAATTATTATTGATTTTGACAAAAACGATAAAATAAATCATCCGAAAGTTCATAACGGTTTTTCGCATGAAGAACTGAAAAAAAGATTATCCGAAGTTGGATTTAAATCAATTGAAATTAAGACATTCTATCATGGAAATCGTATTTTTATGAATCAAGATGCCTCAATGTTTATATCCAGTAGCATAAAGTGA